aacatcgcacccgtgggggctcaacatatgccaatattggcattaattgacaaaagttcgctgcacgaatcacgaagtgagtttttgccacgaacgcacccaatacactccaatatgtccaaaaatcgtgttttggtgcgttttgaactttttcaatccggtcaaaaacttcgcacccgtgggggctcaatatatgccaatattggcattaattgacaaaagtttgccgcgcgaattacgaagtgagtttctgccacgaacgcacccaatacactccaacatgtcctaaaatcatgtcttggtgcgttttgaactttttcaatccggtcacaaaacatcgcatccgtgggggctcaatatatgccaatattggcattaattgacaaaagttcgccgcgcgaatcacgaagtgagtttttgccacgaacggtgCCAATACAGTAGAATATGTGCAAatatcatgttttggcgttttttgaactttttcattccggtcaaaaacatcgcaccctcgtgtgccaatattggtattaattgacaaaagttcgccgcgcgaatgacgaagtgagtttttgccacgaacgcacccaatacactccaacatgtccaaaaatcatgttttggtgcattttgaactttttcattccagtcaaaaacatcgcacccgttggGGCTCAACatttgccaatattggcattaattcacaaaagttcaccgcgcgaatcacgaagtgagtttttgccacgaacgcacccaatacactccaatatttccaaaaatcatgtttttgtgctttttgaactttttcattccggtcaaaaacatcgcacccagtactctccaatatgtccaaaaatcatgttttagtgctttttgaactttttcaatccggtcaaaaacttcgcacccgtggggcctcaaaatatgccaatattggcattaattgacaaaagttcgtcgcacgagtcacgaagtgagtttttgcaacgaacgcacccaatacactccaacatgtctaaaaatcatgtcttggtgctttttgaactttttcattccggtcataaaacaTCGTACTCGTGGGGGcttaatatatgccaatattggcattaattgacaaaagttcgccgcgcgaatcacgaagtaagtttttgccacgagcgcacccaatacactccaacatgtccaaaaatcatgttttggtgccttttgaacttttccaTTCCGTttataaaacatcgcacccgtgggggctcaatatatgccagtattggcattaattgacaaaagttcgccgcacgaatcacgaagtgagttttttccacgaatggtGCCAATACACtagaatatgtgcaaaaatcatgttttggcattttttgaactttttcattctggtcaaaaacaaggcaccctcgtgtgccaatattggccttaattgacaaaagttcgccgcgcgaatcacgaagtgagtttttgccacgaacgcacccaatacactccaatatgtccaaaaatcatgtttttgtgctttttgatctttttcattccggtcaaaaacatcgcacccgtgggggctcaacatatgccaatattggcattaattgacaaaagttcgcctcgcaaatcacgaagtgagtttttgccacgaacggtgCCAATAAAAtagaatatgtgcaaaaatcatgttttggcgttttttaaactttttcattccggtcaaaaacagcgcaccctcgtgtgccaatattggcattaattgacaaaagttctccgcgcgaatcacgaagtgagtttttgccacgaacgcacccaatacactccaatatgtccaaacatcatgttttagtgctttttgaactttttcgttccggtcaaaaacatcgcacccgtgggggctcaacatatgccaatattggcactaattgacaaaagttcgccgcgcgaatcacgaagtgagtttttgccacgaacgcacccaatacactccaaaatGTCCAAGAATCAtgtttttgagctttttgaactttttcgttccggtaaaaaacatcgcacccgtgggggctcaacatatgccaatattggcattaattgacaaaagttcgccgcgcgaatcacgaagtgtgtttttgccataaACGGTGCCAACACACtagaatatgtgcaaaaatcatgtcttggcattttttgaactttttcattctggtcaaaaacaacgcaccctcgtgtgccaatattggcattaattgacaaaagctcgccgcgcaaatgacgaagtgagtttttgccacgaacgcacccaatacactccaatatgtccaaaaatcatgtttttgtgctttttgaactttttcattccagtcaaaaacatcgcacccgtgggggctcaacatatgccaatattggcattaattgacaaaagttcgccgcgcgaatcatggagtgagttttttccacgaacggtGCCAATACACttgaatatgtgcaaaaatcatgttttggcgttttatgaactttttcattccggtcaagaacaacgcaccctcgtgtgccaatattggccttaattgacaaaagttcgccgcgcgaatcacgaagtgaggttttgccacgaacgtacccaacgcactccaatatgtgcaaaaatcatgttttggtgctttttgaactttttcattccggtcaaaaacatcgcaccctagtgtgccaatattggccttaattgacaaaagttcgccgcgcgaatcacgaagtgaggttttgccacgaacgtacccaacgcactccaatatgtccaaaaatcatgttttggtgctttttgaactttttcattccggtcaaaaacatcgcaccctagTGTGCCactattggcactaattgacaaaagttcgccgcacgaatcacgaagtgtgtttttgcaacgaacgcacccaacacactccaatatgtccaaaaatcatgttttggtgctttttgaactttttcattccggacaaaaacatcgcacccgtgtggccgtgtgggccaatatatgccaatattggcattaattgacaaaagtgcgccgcgtgaatcacgaagtgagtttttgccacgaacggtgCCAATACACTAGAATaagtgcaaaaatcatgttttggcattttttgaactttttcattccggtcaaaaacatcgcaccctcatgtgccaatattggccttaattgacaaaagttcgccgcgcgaatcacgaagtgagtttttgccacgaacacacccaatacactctaatatgtccaaaaatcatgtttttgtgctttttgaactttttcattccagtcaaaaacatcgcacccctgggggctcaacatatgcattagcattaattgacaaaagttggcTGCGcaagtcacgaagtgagtttttgccacgaacgcacccaatacactccaacatgtccaaaaatcatattttggtgccttttgaactttttcattccggtcataaaacatcgcacccgtgggggctcagtatatgccaatattggcattaattgacaaaagttctccgcgcgaatcacgaagtgagtttttgccacgaacgcacccaatacactccaatatgtccaaaaatcataattatataaattgtaTATACGAATTCGAATTAGCTAATAAATTGGCTATCGTCTTTTCAATATAAATTATTGCAATATTCAAATTGCAATATCAATGAATTGCCAAAATTCAACTAAGTAATAAAGAATACTATGGAATAACCtactcaaaaaatatatattctcaAGTAATAAATAGTATTCATgttaatattttatattattattatatgtgtCCCTTTGTTTAGAATATTCTATGTAtaattattcaaaaaattagaTTGATTGATACGAGTTGATTTCCTATTACGATGGATGGAAGAAAGAATGGATAATCCAATAGCTGCTTCAGCAGCCGCAAGGGCTATAACAAAAATTGCGAAAATGTCTCCTTTTAATTGGGGCTATCAAATAGATCAGAAAATGTTACGAGATTTAGATTAATTGAATTCAGTATAAGTTCAAGGCATATTAGAGCTCTAACCATGTTTTGGCTTGTGATCAATCCATAGATACCAATCAAAAATAAATAGACACTCAAAAAAAGTACATGCTCAAACATCATTAACTAACTCCTTCTCAATCTCGATTCATTTCAATATGGGGACAAGAATTGAACCGATTGAATTAATTAGAATAGAACAATTACacaacaaaagagaaaagaatgtATTTGTTGGCAGTAGATGGGTTTTAATAAATCAAAATTGTGGTTCTTTAGTGATTTATTTTAGATTTGAAATTCTTATAATTTTGACTCATTCTAAGTATTTCTTATTGCCGAGCCATAGTAATTGCACCTAttaaagaaactagaagaaTTACGGAAATGAGTTCAAATGAAAGGTAAAAATCGGTTGCTAAATGAATCCCAATTTGTTGAATGTTATTTATGAGACCCTGTTCTACTATTTTGTTTGATCTTGTAGTCCAAAGAATTCCAAGGCACGGCTgcggcccacttggtgaagtaatccaTAGCAACTAGCACAaacctatgcccctttgatgacgaaggataaatttgaccaatgataTCAAAAGCCCAtcctcggaacggccatggtttgattatagggttcaacacggcggcgggcgccaattgaacattgccgaaccgttgacaagcctcacatcctctataatatttgaagcaatcatcaatcatcttcggccaatagaaccccgctctcctaagcaaccaattcatcttgtgggccgattgatgagttccacaaattccttcatgtacctctccCATAGCCACTTTATATTGATCTTCATCTAAGCACATCAACAAGACACCATCTATATTTCGGCGATATAAATCCTTATCAAGCAACGTGTATTTGAACGCTTGCCGCCGaattttccgatcaaccttaagtgtgggatctttcaaatatcgaatcaaaggaattctcgaatcttcttctgcttcctaggcacaaatgtccgaattcacaattaattcggcctcTAAAGTGATTGAAACGTGCCCCCCAACGCTCTGCCcagaaccggtcagaccggccatacagggccggtcagaccgctcggggacgtcggttagaccggcggcatgtggccggttagaccgcccctggtcaccggtcagaccggccgtgcaacgccggtcagaccgcccctggtctccagttttgccaattttgcacaaagatttaaaaatcaagcaccggctcttctaatatcagaaataatcccttctttacattatagccagatgcttattgtgccaagtcatttgctctagaattatcatgcctagaaatatgtctaatagcaaaattatcaaaattggcaataatatccaaacatgaatcgaggtacctatttagtgatcTGTCCAAGCATTTGTAGACTCCGGTGacttgttgcaccaccaattccgaatcaccaaaGGCCTCCACATATTTAGTTCCAACCTTCTCCATAACTTGTAAGCCGAACAATAAAGCATTgtattcggcttgattatttgtacaataatattccaaacgaaccgatgcttcataacacatgccattaggtgaaaacaaaactactcctatgccttgaccttcttagcaagaagaaccatcaaaataaatcttccaaggtataacttcaactaaGCAAACCCCTCCCTCATAAGCAATATCTATATGATGGTCCACTATAAAATTACATACAATTTGGCCTCTCATAGAtttcaatggttcataagccaaatcatattctatcaaagcatatgcccacttgccaattctcacttagaattggcctttgcaacatgtgtttaataacatcggcttgacaagtaactatgcatgtactagataacaaataatgccttaatttggtacaagcatagtaAAAGCATAGACAAAGTCTCTATATAAAAACATACCTCGTTTCGGCATCCAAAAGAcggcggctcaaatatgtaatgatatattccttgccatTTTCCTCTTGCGTCAAAACGGCACCAACGACTATTTCTTCGGAGGCaatatataaccgaaaaggctttccggctttaggcgctcacacaacgggtggagtagacaaatatctcttcaactcttcaaacgcctcttgttgttttgccccccaagtaaaatcggcttcttttttcaagcgaagtataggaacaaaagcatcgattttacccgctaggttagaaataaacctcctcaaataattcaccttacctagcaacttttgaacctccttcttgcatgtcagcgctttgaaatcacgaatcttttctatcttcttaggatcaatctcaattcctctctcatgcaccatgaatcctaagaacatccccgccgacacaccaaaagcacatttaagtgggttcatcttcaaaccataccggtgcatcctctcaaaagctaacctcaaatcggctatgtgtccttccataccatccgatttgacaacaatatcatcaatgtaaatctctaagataatacctagcaaatcatgaaagattaaattcatcgccctttgatatgttgcaccggcgttcttcaacccaaaagtcatgacaacccactcaaataaaCCAACAAATCCCTGGCACCTAAACGCCACTCAAAAGTAcatcggccattgcaacctcggccgatgtatccgcttgaacaatttcaacatcatcgtcgtcccattgaattaaacattgatgcaaggtagaaggcacacaacaattggcatggatccaacaacgacccaaaataacattgtagttaccttgcacatcgacgatgaagaaagcggttggtagCGTCTTGTTTCCCACGGTGAGCTCCGCCGAAAAGATACCCTTCACCTCCAttggttcaccattgaagccattgagaatcatgttggtcttcttcaactcatcatcctcTCGCCCCAACTTCTTGAATAACGAGTACGACATCAAGTTCACGGCAGCACCTCCATCCACTAGCATCCTAGAGACCGGCTTCCCATCAACATGgcctttgagatagagaggcttcatgtgacggtttgattcatcgggcttctcaaaaaccgcaTCTTTAGGACCTAATGAGAATTGAGCAACCTTGGCTTCATCCATAGCACGaaactccataggcaacatacatACCATGTTGATATCCATATCTTCTTTTTGGAGATGATTCACCTTTATCAACCGATTGttcctccttctcctctacaACAACCGGCTTTTCCTTCTCTATGGATTTACGCCTCCATACCGGTGGTGGTCGCAACTCATTAAACCTCTTATCTCTTTGTTCTTCGGCCTTTTTATCTCTTATCTCTTGAGCCCGAAGACGTTGCAACCTTCTCTTTTGAGTAGCCGTCAAATCCTTAGGCATCCACCTAGGATTCGGCTCTGTTCCGGGAGGTAAATAATGTCCTCTATTAACTTTGCTTGAAGACGATGAAGCCCTCACATCGCCTATCGCAATTCTCCTGTCAAACCGGCGCTggagcccggtcagaccggtcgtagaccaccggtcagaccggccagacgcgccggtcagaccgacactTGGTGcatggtcagaccggcctaaggCGTCGGTCGGACCGCTGTCGGGtcggcggtcaaaccggcctgatggcctggtcagaccggccacatggctgcggtcagaccggcaagaGGGCCCGGACAGACCGGCCGACTGCGATGAGCTGGTATCGGCTTCGGATTTTTTGTTTGGGGACACTCCAACTCCATCTCCAGAAGGTATTGGCACATCATGAGACCCCACTTTGATAGTAATCACCTCCGAAGTCCTCGCCTCTACCTTGACGCTCTTTCCTTCCCTCTTTTCTTCATTAGCCCGATTCTTACCATAAAACCGACTATTGTTTGGTGAAGACAAACGCTCATGAATTGGCCTCATCGGTCCTCCCCACCCTTGGTTGAATTGCATTGAAGGCATATGATTGAACATTGGCGACGTCGCCCCCCACGGCATGAAGtaaggataaggataacccggcggcggcattggataagaaccccatgacatgtcttgtggatgatgatatgaAGGTGAATGCGACCGTCTTGGTGAATGACCAAATCGCtccctaggaggtgatcttggtcttttccctTTGTTCCGAATTTTCTCACCACCTTGCTTCTCATATTTCTCTAAAAGCATATCAAAAGTCACTTTGGTCTTCCTAGGGGCTTTAGAAGTTGAAGCTCCACTCTTATTCTCCTTCCAAGCACCAACCTCCGGCTTCTTTGGCACTATCATCTTAGGCCTTGGTTCGCCAATGACCACTCCTTTTCCCttagtagattcggcttgctccggccgaatcaacacctttttatcattgaaattaattgtattcaccggaaaaggatcatgatcaagcttcatcttggagccatcggtgaactttaatcgtccttcatctatggccgattgaacctgtcgtcgaaacacattgcaatcattagtagagtgagaatgagaatcatgacatttacaatatgctcgacatttcaactcttcttgagatggtatgacatggcctttaggtaatctaatttgtttttcttgtaaaagataatcaaagttttatcacacttggccacatcaaaactatatttaacctcactttgccgatctttgCGAGGAGTCAGCATTAGGTTAGAGCAAACAAAAGGCTTATTTTTATTAGTCCATgactgacggagctcgtggcccctcaccgggagaccgcgcaggcccccctttgccggttcggccgggggcttagggtgagatctcaagctctcgctctcTTTCTGTATGTGAAAAAATCGTCtgcaagacacacgagacacggcgatgtatacaggttcgggccgctgcgaagcgtaataccctactcctgtgttttttggtggatctgtgtatgagcgagctacaaagtgtgagctgacttctcccccgttctaagctctAAATCTGGAAAAGAATCAACCAACCCTTTCTccatgggcaaggtcctccttttatacttcaaggggataccacatgcacccttttctttccaaactggacttttcttctctttatggacggagatcggtatggttgccgtccaaATGACACTTTGATGGGACAGCTCATACCtgcctccactcccggcggagacatgcgagacgtgggatcgtggctgcccgttgctgatgcgaccagtgtcagaccggtcattcttgtccaccacgcgtcggtttaacaacgtgcatgtttgcccttcttcgtgtaacaccttgcctgtaatggttaggataaagcctggtattcatctaaccagggctaacgtgccatctctaagaaataacacgctagctccggcttgagacgagtgcctagagactttcgtcttgacgggacggggcaaggcgtgcgtcagaccgccagtcgccacctaacccgtgatctgaccggtctgtgaccggtcacagaccggataaaagagcgtgctgtactgcgttgcatgcagcgtgacacgcttgaccagactgcaataaatgctgttaggtgagcacagctgtgctcacttatcccatatatgtggcgcagacttctttaaggggtcggggtgcctcggccctcggggccggggcaaacgcaacccgacccccccctcggggggaatcaggaggagggcggacacctcaccctcgggcccgacgtccccgaaggtgccaggccacgtgggcgattgtgtctgcctcaagcctctggtcatgatactcccggtcccatatcaccgacagtagcccccggcgttatgccagagcaatttcccttcccaagggaaacggtcaggtgtgacgccacccctaaagcctggtgacaggtgggaccggtctccgtagttgggcaaaatacccaacggtcttAATTCATGCACATTGGTATTGataactttggttgtccataatgggcggtctattcaagactgccacaccacttgagcagcgcgcgaatctgggtgagcagatttgtctcgcccggagatacggtaacgccgcttcggttggcgagcgtaattaacgcgcgcacgatacaatccgtttcgattgccacaaccgcatatccacttcatgcgccgtaagcgggcgaatgggattagtggaagcgtgggcgctggaaacgagggagcgagatagcgagatacgagggagcgaagtagtgggcgcgagaaacgaggagccaggcccagcgaaggcaagggtataaaagcatcaagaaaaggatttgctcccttccttttGCCATcgttcctcttgccttcgccgcctgagctctaactctttctctgcttcgccctactttcgccacacgcgctcgttctcaatcatctcttcctccaccgccatggcacggggcactgctctgctcgacggcagtgtgctgccgccttcccgcatcgtgaacgagaggcacgccggactgccgcgccgcttcatgccggagtccgccaccggtcgggagatagtgatgctgggcgaggggcgcccggcaccagactacccggggcggtccatcttcttcctccccttcgcgatggctgggctggtcccgccattttctcatttcttcatggatgtcctggagttctacgatctccagatggcgcacctcacccccaatgcggtgatgacattggccatcttcgcacacctgtgcgagatgttcattggggtgcgcccctctctt
Above is a window of Oryza sativa Japonica Group chromosome 10, ASM3414082v1 DNA encoding:
- the LOC136353514 gene encoding uncharacterized protein, giving the protein MEFRAMDEAKVAQFSLGPKDAVFEKPDESNRHMKPLYLKGHVDGKPVSRMLVDGGAAVNLMSYSLFKKLGREDDELKKTNMILNGFNGEPMEVKGIFSAELTVGNKTLPTAFFIVDVQGARDLLVYLSGLS